One Malassezia restricta chromosome VI, complete sequence genomic region harbors:
- a CDS encoding DNA-directed RNA polymerase II subunit RPB1, translating to MIGHQFAPSVAPVRPVKEVQFGILSPEEIRAFSVCKVEFPEVKDDATGKYRVGGLSDPRLGTIDRNYKCQTCGEGMAECPGHFGHIDLARPVFHVGFLGKVKKLLECVCVHCGKLKADPISDPVFKSLLQSTRVNRKRRFQRVWEYCSKISICEADEGKDEDEFGEVTQPKIGHGGCGRQQPAIRKEALKLFTAWRQSKDEDGDEIGRIAQTEKRPLPASEVHTILKKVSPEDVVTLGLSEDFAQPDWMVLTVLPVPPPQVRPGVTEFGSGLGQDDLTYKLADIIKASANLRRMEQEGAPAHILNDFADLLQYHSATYMDNDIAGLPQSLQSSGRPVKALRARLKGKEGRLRGNLMGKRVDFSARTVITGDPNIELDQVGVPKSIARNLTYPERVTPYNRAYLSELVRNGPNEYPGARYVIRDTGERIDLKYNRRGDIALQAGWIVERHLKDGDYVLFNRQPSLHKMSMMAHRVKLMDYSTFRLNLSVTPPYNADFDGDEMNLHVPQSEEARAELAQIAWVPRQIVSPQANKPVMGIVQDTLCGIRKFTVRDCLMDYDQVQNILMWLPDWDGIVPQPCILKPKPFWSGKQLLSLCIPKGINVFLGDAKAANNNFLKDDGVHIENGEIMYGVINKKVVGSSAGGLIHIIFRERGPVVCRDFFGGVQRVVNYWLLHNGFSIGIGDTVADKATTANINETIARAKAGVMDLIQAARHDWLKADPGMTLRESFEANVNRILNKARDDVGSHAEQNLPDWNNVKQMVIAGSKGSFINISQMSACVGQQSVEGKRIPFGFRHRSLPHFTKDDFTPESRGFVENSYLRGLTAHEFFFHAMAGREGLIDTAVKTAETGYIQRRLVKALEDVTICYDGTVRNSTNNVIEFAYGEDGIDGAMVERQKLITHGLNDKEFRRRFKVDLSHGGFKKGTLRAGLGDWSPELEQLLEEEFEQLAKDRKTLRTEIFPTDRVDTYLPLNIARLVLNAQQIFHIDPRRSSDLSPFEIVDGLKRVLANLLVVRGDDRISRTMQENATLLFKIHLRSFLCTKQVIEVHHLTREAWEWILGEIEGQFARSVAQPGEMCGTLAAQSIGEPATQMTLNTFHYAGVSSKNVTLGVPRLKEIINCAENIKTPSVTVYLHPKYSASSESAKIIQTALAYTTLQTVTSAVEVFYDPDPSSTVIPEDRDFVDAFFAIPDEEVEASLERQSPWLLRLVLDRAQMLDKNLTMAEVASKIGAMFGKDIFVTHSEDNAEELVLRIRIVDNDPDKEVQGEEDVFLKSLAQQMLTDIALKGVPGISKVFIVKQDKSTRRFDPETGEWDTLKEYVLETDGTNLKDVLAVDGVDVSRTLSNNCVEVFRVFGIEAARGSLLKEIRNVIEFDGSYVNYRHLALLVDIMTSQGTLMAITRHGINRTNQGALMRCTFEETVEILMEAASMGDMDDCKGVGQNVLLGQMAPMGTGSFELNLDVDMLKDVVVNRDQSYANLWASRLGMDNDDMGSRTPGGMTPYDAGSPNIDDGFSVQQQASFSPLVQVGGDEGSYGDYLSMGQSPMRTPLGAQSPGYGLAPTSPGYVPTSPAYNATSPALGAMSPWVGAAGATSPAYSPTSPQIFAGATSPAYSPASPSYSPSSPMIGAGNVRSTYTSRMSPASPNYSPTSPVYSPTSPAYSPTSPQYSPTSPAGTRGRRSGASGPKYSPTSPQYSPTSPQYSPTSPQYSPTSPQYSPTSPQYSPTSPQYSPTSPQYSPTSPQYSPTSPQYSPTSPQYSPTSPQYSPTSPQYSPTSPQYSPTSPQYSPSSPQYSPTGSGAAGAASPRRSRMTSKPTWQR from the exons ATGATCGGTCACCAGTTTGCACCGTCGGTGGCTCCCGTGCGCCCGGTCAAGGAGGTACAATTTGGGATTCTGAGTCCGGAGGAGATT CGTGCATTCTCTGTTTGCAAAGTCGAGTTTCCAGAAGTGAAAGATGATGCCACAGGGAAGTACAGAGTCGGAGGTCTGTCAGATCCAAGGCTAGGCACCATCGACAGGAACTATAAGTGTCAGACATGCGGTGAAGGCATGGCAGAGTGTCCGGGGCACTTCGGACACATTGACTTGGCTCGCCCTGTCTTCCACGTTGGTTTCTTGGGAAAGGTAAAAAAGCTTTTGGAATGTGTTTGCGTTCATTGCGGCAAGCTCAAGGCTGATCCT ATTTCCGACCCTGTATTTAAGAGTTTGTTACAATCAACTCGTGTTAATCGTAAGAGGCGATTTCAGCGAGTTTGGGAGTACTGCTCAAAAATCAGCATATGTGAAGCAGATGAAGGAAAAGACGAGGATGAGTTCGGGGAGGTGACGCAGCCCAAAATCGGGCATGGAGGATGCGGTCGCCAACAGCCAGCCATCCGGAAAGAAGCACTGAAGCTCTTTACGGCATGGCGTCAGAGTAAAGACGAAGATGGCGATGAAATTGGTCGCATCGCTCAAACAGAAAAGCGTCCCCTTCCTGCATCGGAGGTGCACACGATTTTAAAGAAGGTATCCCCCGAAGATGTTGTAACACTCGGTCTATCCGAAGATTTTGCCCAGCCAGATTGGATGGTTCTCACAGTGCTTCCTGTGCCACCACCTCAAGTACGTCCAGGTGTGACGGAATTTGGTAGTGGTTTGGGACAGGATGATTTGACTTACAAATTGGCTGACATTATCAAGGCGAGTGCTAATCTTCGCCGAATGGAACAGGAGGGTGCGCCTGCTCACATATTAAATGATTTTGCCGATCTGTTACAATATCACTCGGCAACGTACATGGATAATGACATTGCGGGTCTACCACAGTCGTTGCAATCTTCTGGTCGACCTGTGAAAGCACTTCGTGCGCGCTTGAAAGGAAAAGAGGGTCGTTTGCGTGGTAACTTGATGGGTAAGCGTGTTGACTTTTCGGCCCGAACAGTTATTACGGGTGATCCTAACATTGAACTTGATCAAGTTGGTGTCCCCAAGAGCATTGCTCGTAACCTTACATATCCAGAGCGTGTAACGCCATACAATCGTGCTTACCTCTCTGAACTGGTAAGGAACGGTCCAAATGAATACCCCGGTGCTCGCTATGTCATTCGTGACACTGGCGAGCGTATTGACTTAAAGTACAACCGTCGCGGTGATATTGCTTTGCAAGCTGGATGGATTGTTGAGCGCCACCTCAAAGACGGTGACTATGTGCTGTTTAATCGACAGCCTAGTCTGCACAAAATGAGTATGATGGCTCACCGTGTGAAGCTTATGGATTACTCAACTTTCCGTCTAAATCTCAGTGTCACACCACCTTACAATGCTGACTTTGATGGTGATGAAATGAACTTGCACGTGCCACAGAGTGAAGAAGCCCGGGCAGAGCTGGCGCAGATTGCATGGGTCCCTCGTCAGATTGTCTCACCTCAAGCTAACAAGCCAGTGATGGGTATTGTGCAAGACACTCTCTGTGGCATTCGAAAGTTTACTGTTCGTGACTGTCTTATGGATTATGACCAAGTCCAAAATATCCTTATGTGGTTGCCTGATTGGGACGGAATTGTACCACAGCCATGTATTTTAAAACCGAAGCCATTTTGGTCTGGAAAGCAGCTGCTGTCACTGTGTATTCCTAAAGGTATTAATGTCTTCTTGGGTGATGCTAAGGCTGCGAATAACAACTTTTTAAAAGATGATGGTGTACACATTGAAAATGGTGAAATTATGTACGGTGTGATTAACAAAAAAGTCGTTGGATCCTCGGCTGGTGGTCTTATTCATATTATTTTCCGTGAGCGAGGACCAGTCGTGTGTCGTGACTTCTTTGGTGGTGTTCAGCGTGTTGTCAATTATTGGCTTCTGCACAATGGTTTCTCTATCGGCATTGGTGACACAGTGGCTGATAAAGCAACCACAGCAAACATCAATGAAACCATTGCGAGGGCCAAAGCTGGTGTTATGGATCTTATTCAGGCTGCCCGTCACGATTGGCTCAAGGCGGACCCTGGTATGACGTTGCGTGAGTCTTTCGAAGCTAATGTTAATCGGATTCTCAACAAAGCTCGTGATGATGTCGGCTCTCACGCTGAGCAAAACCTGCCAGACTGGAACAACGTCAAGCAGATGGTAATTGCTGGTTCCAAAGGTTCATTTATCAACATCTCTCAGATGTCCGCTTGTGTCGGCCAGCAATCTGTCGAAGGTAAACGCATTCCATTCGGATTCCGACACCGCAGTCTGCCACATTTTACCAAAGATGACTTCACACCTGAAAGTCGTGGCTTTGTCGAAAATTCATATCTTCGTGGCTTGACGGCCCATGAATTTTTCTTCCACGCAATGGCTGGTCGCGAGGGTCTTATCGACACTGCTGTGAAGACCGCAGAAACAGGTTATATTCAGCGCCGACTCGTTAAGGCCCTGGAAGATGTGACTATCTGCTATGACGGAACTGTACGGAACTCGACCAACAATGTCATTGAGTTCGCATATGGTGAAGACGGTATTGATGGTGCCATGGTTGAGCGTCAGAAACTGATAACTCACGGATTGAATGACAAAGAATTCCGTCGCCGCTTCAAGGTGGATCTTAGTCATGGTGGATTCAAAAAAGGTACCCTGCGTGCAGGTCTGGGTGACTGGTCTCCTGAGCTGGAACAATTATTGGAAGAAGAATTTGAGCAATTGGCAAAAGATCGCAAGACTCTGCGCACTGAAATTTTCCCAACAGACCGTGTGGATACGTACTTACCTCTTAATATCGCCCGTCTCGTTCTAAATGCTCAGCAGATCTTCCACATCGATCCGCGTAGATCCAGCGACTTGTCGCCGTTTGAAATTGTGGATGGGTTAAAGCGTGTGCTTGCTAATCTTTTGGTTGTCCGTGGCGACGATAGGATTAGCCGAACGATGCAAGAAAATGCTACTCTGCTATTTAAGATCCACCTTCGATCTTTCCTTTGTACTAAGCAGGTCATTGAGGTCCATCACCTAACACGCGAAGCATGGGAATGGATTCTTGGCGAGATCGAGGGACAGTTTGCGCGCAGTGTTGCACAACCTGGTGAAATGTGCGGTACGCTTGCTGCTCAAAGCATTGGTGAACCTGCAACACAGATGACGCTTAATACGTTCCACTATGCTGGTGTGTCGAGTAAGAATGTGACACTTGGTGTACCTCGATTGAAAGAAATCATCAATTGCGCTGAGAACATCAAGACACCGTCGGTCACTGTATACTTGCATCCGAAGTATAGCGCGTCATCTGAATCGGCCAAGATTATCCAGACAGCATTGGCGTACACGACATTGCAGACAGTTACGTCAGCAGTGGAAGTGTTCTATGACCCTGATCCGAGTTCAACAGTGATCCCGGAGGATCGCGACTTTGTTGACGCATTCTTTGCTATTCCTGATGAAGAAGTAGAAGCTAGTCTGGAGCGTCAGTCTCCTTGGCTATTGCGTCTTGTATTGGATCGTGCGCAGATGCTGGACAAAAATCTGACTATGGCAGAGGTGGCCTCCAAGATCGGTGCCATGTTTGGCAAGGATATTTTTGTTACGCATTCGGAAGACAACGCGGAAGAACTGGTGTTGCGTATCCGTATTGTCGACAATGATCCTGACAAAGAAGTACAAGGTGAAGAAGACGTGTTTTTGAAAAGTCTTGCGCAGCAAATGCTGACGGACATTGCTCTAAAGGGTGTACCTGGTATTTCTAAGGTTTTCATTGTCAAGCAAGACAAGTCGACGCGTCGGTTTGACCCGGAGACAGGTGAATGGGATACGCTGAAGGAGTATGTGTTAGAAACAGATGGTACGAACCTGAAGGATGTTCTTGCGGTTGATGGTGTGGATGTTTCGCGGACCCTTTCAAACAACTGCGTTGAGGTTTTCCGTGTGTTTGGAATTGAAGCAGCGCGTGGCTCACTGCTGAAAGAAATTCGCAATGTCATTGAGTTTGATGGTTCGTATGTCAACTATCGACACCTTGCTTTATTGGTGGATATCATGACGAGCCAAGGCACACTCATGGCAATCACTCGACATGGTATTAACCGTACTAATCAGGGTGCATTGATGCGTTGCACATTCGAAGAAACGGTTGAGATTCTAATGGAAGCTGCATCTATGGGTGATATGGATGACTGTAAAGGAGTAGGCCAGAATGTTCTTCTGGGTCAAATGGCGCCTATGGGAACTGGCTCATTCGAGTTGAATCTTGATGTTGATATGCTAAAGGATGTGGTTGTGAATCGTGATCAGTCTTACGCCAACCTTTGGGCATCTAGATTGGGTATGGACAACGACGATATGGGCTCGCGAACTCCAGGTGGTATGACGCCATACGATGCTGGTTCACCAAATATTGATGATGGATTCAGCGTCCAACAACAGGCTAGCTTCTCGCCTTTGGTTCAAGTGGGTGGTGATGAAGGTAGCTATGGTGATTATCTTAGCATGGGACAAAGTCCCATGCGTACGCCACTCGGTGCACAAAGTCCGGGCTATGGCTTAGCACCGACTTCGCCTGGGTATGTGCCTACGAGTCCAGCATACAATGCAACAAGTCCTGCCTTGGGTGCGATGAGCCCGTGGGTCGGAGCTGCGGGTGCGACCTCACCGGCTTACAGTCCAACATCGCCGCAGATTTTTGCTGGTGCGACTTCGCCTGCTTACAGTCCCGCAAGTCCAAGTTACTCGCCCTCGAGTCCGATGATTGGCGCTGGAAATGTGCGAAGCACGTATACGTCTCGTATGTCACCTGCGAGTCCAAACTATTCGCCGACAAGCCCGGTATACTCACCCACTTCCCCGGCTTATTCACCAACTTCTCCTCAGTACTCACCAACTTCACCAGCTGGAACAAGGGGTCGTCGTTCGGGTGCAAGTGGACCAAAGTACTCGCCTACTTCTCCTCAGTATTCCCCGACGTCGCCGCAGTATTCGCCTACGTCCCCTCAGTACTCTCCGACGTCGCCGCAATACTCGCCCACTTCTCCTCAGTACTCCCCGACGTCTCCGCAGTACTCGCCCACTTCTCCGCAGTACTCTCCAACGTCGCCGCAATATTCGCCAACGTCGCCACAGTACTCTCCAACGTCGCCGCAGTACTCTCCAACGTCTCCGCAATactcgccgacgtcgccaCAGTATTCACCGACTTCACCGCAATACTCACCAACTTCTCCACAATACTCACCCTCTTCGCCGCAGTATTCGCCCACTGGCAGTGGGGCTGCCGGTGCCGCTTCGCCTCGTCGCAGTCGTATGACGAGCAAGCCTACGTGGCAACGTTGA
- a CDS encoding ubiquitin binding protein: MVLSKSEFRELVQNATSPLIPSSHEDISAFCEISDAIRAKCVAPQFAIQELKQRLTHTNPNVQIVALSLTDYCIKNGGIHFIREIAKPDFMESIISVLKERSNLEISVKAKMLQYLQDWRHIAKSNKKELGFIIEAVEGLERDGFELPPPNPITAESGKAFTEAPVAPEWSDNMVCTKCRSEFGTFLRKHHCRNCGRIFCYKCSTKTMPLPWYSVNDPVRVCDGCFQRKCPVLKPSESDTDQVSPSKPSRAEDDELANVMALSLKEYNERQSASVTVNNTSTQSRAPETTDAEDDPELAAAIAASLYELDKRKPKEIMQPEVPASKKIPNTPNALCGKSPAERALEVDVNDLDNILTFYDTVVLSNASWISKVPRSGIPQPVQNIQDKAAASRFNVAKKSDYGHRRLRELTNLHEKLSEVVKMYDTLLDKQFEGGVSSHIATRQPDLAPMPTVHDFPSAPSDPFSEPFCASAPVIPESKYISSDPIMTSFELQKKDPGVTSNPAHDLTPAPEPLLIDL, translated from the exons ATGGTTTTATCCAAGTCTGAGTTCCGTGAATTGGTGCAAAACGCGACATCTCCGCTTATACCATCCAGTCATGAGGATATATCTGCTTTTTGTGAAATAAGCGATGCAATACGAGCGAAATGTGTCGCACCTCAATTTGCCATACAAGAACTTAAACAACGACTAACTCACACGAATCCAAATGTCCAAATAGTAGCGTTGAGT CTAACAGATTACTGTATAAAAAATGGAGGTATTCATTTCATTCGGGAAATTGCCAAGCCTGATTTTATGGAATCTATAATATCGGTGTTAAAAGAACGTTCGAATTTGGAAATATCTGTTAAAGCCAAAATGTTGCAGTACTTACAGGATTGGAGACACATCGCTAAATCAAATAAGAAAGAGCTAGGCTTCATCATCGAAGCAGTCGAGGGCCTAGAAAGGGATGGCTTTGAGCTCCCACCTCCAAATCCCATCACGGCTGAATCGGGTAAAGCCTTCACAGAAGCCCCCGTCGCCCCAGAATGGTCTGATAATATGGTATGTACCAAGTGCCGATCTGAATTTGGTACATTCCTGAGGAAACATCATTGCCGCAATTGCGGTCGTATTTTCTGTTACAAGTGCTCTACAAAAACTATGCCCCTTCCATGGTACAGTGTAAATGATCccgtgcgtgtgtgtgATGGATGCTTTCAGCGAAAATGTCCTGTTCTCAAACCTTCTGAAAGTGACACAGACCAGGTCTCTCCCTCGAAGCCGTCGAGAGCTGAAGATGATGAGTTGGCCAATGTTATGGCGTTGTCACTGAAGGAGTACAATGAGCGACAATCTGCATCTGTCACTGTGAATAATACTTCGACGCAATCGAGAGCTCCTGAAACAACAGATGCAGAAGATGACCCAGAGCTCGCTGCTGCTATTGCTGCGAGTCTCTATGAATTAGACAAGCGCAAGCCAAAAGAGATAATGCAACCCGAGGTGCCGGCCTCAAAAAAAATCCCAAACACTCCAAATGCACTTTGCGGCAAATCACCTGCTGAGCGTGCCTTGGAGGTGGATGTTAACGATTTGGACAATATACTCACATTTTACGACACTGTTGTACTGTCGAATGCTTCATGGATTTCTAAAGTTCCCAGAAGTGGTATACCTCAGCCTGTACAGAACATACAAGATAAAGCTGCAGCATCCCGATTCAATGTGGCTAAGAAATCAGACTATGGACATCGACGTCTTCGAGAATTAACGAATTTACACGAAAAGCTCTCAGAAGTTGTAAAAATGTACGATACACTGTTAGATAAACAGTTTGAGGGAGGAGTCTCTTCTCATATTGCGACACGACAACCAGATCTGGCTCCCATGCCTACCGTCCACGATTTCCCCTCGGCGCCATCCGACCCTTTCTCCGAACCATTTTGTGCATCTGCGCCGGTCATTCCGGAGAGCAAATATATTTCAAGTGACCCAATTATGACATCTTTTGAGTTGCAGAAAAAGGACCCCGGAGTGACGAGCAACCCTGCGCATGATTTGACTCCGGCTCCAGAACCATTGCTGATCGATTTGTAA
- a CDS encoding iron-sulfur cluster assembly protein ISA2 gives MFRAILYRLPRKQVICRYSSACTTFSARPNSLVGVGIATRALMHGPHPSNKISPACSFRGFMSIARKPKNPEDPNALKGDMLGVSLTERAIEKLRTLSEHERDPKLGLRVIVEPGGCHGYVYKLELSSEYEEDDFVFVESNARVIVDSVTLALIKGSTIDYVTELIGSQFAIVENPQAKGSGCGCGVSWEPIL, from the exons ATGTTTAGAGCCATATTGTACCGACTTCCACGAAAGCAAGTGATATGCAGATATAGTAGCGCTTGTACCACTTTTAGCGCACGACCAAATTCCCTCGTTGGAGTCGGCATCGCCACACGCGCCCTGATGCATGGTCCTCATCCAAGTAACAAAATCAGCCCCGCTTGTTCTTTCCGTGGATTTATGAGTATCGCAAGAAAACCGAAAAATCCAGAGGATCCGAATGCTTTAAAAGGAGATATGCTTGGTGTTTCCTTGACAGAGCGAGCCATTGAG AAATTGCGCACCCTGTCGGAACATGAGAGAGATCCGAAATTAGGGCTTCGTGTGATTGTTGAACCAGGTGGTTGTCATGGATATGTCTACAAACTAGAACTATCGAGCGAATATGAAGAGGATGATTT TGTGTTTGTGGAATCCAATGCCAGAGTGATTGTGGACAGCGTAACGCTAGCCCTTATCAAGGGCAGTACTATTGATTATGTGACGGAATTGATTGGAAGTCAGTTCGCCATTGTCGAAAATCCACAAGCAAAGGGTAGTGGGTGTGGATGTGGTGTTAGCTGGGAACCCATTTTGTGA
- a CDS encoding nascent polypeptide-associated complex subunit alpha, giving the protein MSASEVEAMKDLNLENQEVDANEPAAPQSRAERRSRKLMQGVGLKKVEGIQRVTLRRPRGHLYVVAKPEVFKSAVSDCYVIFGEVKSEDMSAFAQAQAAQMAQAQKSVSDDAGTASSAPSFNLNDLTSSKKVEDDEEEDENAPIDETGVDQKDIDLVMEQVSCSRRKAVKALKENDGDLINAIMSVS; this is encoded by the exons ATGAGTGCCAGTGAAGTTGAAGCTATGAAAGAT CTTAACCTCGAGAACCAGGAGGTAGATGCGAACGAGCCGGCTGCCCCGCAATctcgcgccgagcgcagGAGCCGCAAGCTTATGCAGGGTGTGGGCCTGAAGAAAGTGGAAGGCATTCAGCGAGTTACTCTGCGACGCCCGCGTGGT CACCTTTACGTGGTTGCCAAGCCAGAGGTGTTCAAGTCTGCTGTGTCTGACTGCTACGTCATTTTCGGTGAGGTGAAGAGCGAAGACATGAGTGCTTTCGCTCAAGCTCAGGCTGCTCAGATGGCTCAGGCCCAGAAGTCTGTTAGCGATGACGCTGGAACTGCTTCTTCGGCTCCTAGCTTTAACTTGAACGACCTTACATCTAGCAAGAAGGTTGAGgacgatgaagaagaagacgaaaATGCTCCTATCGATGAGACGGGCGTCGATCAAAAGGACATTGATCTTGTTATGGAACAAGTGTCTTGCTCTCGTCGCAAGGCCGTGAAGGCACTGAAAGAAAATGATGGTGACCTGATCAATGCCATCATGAGCGTTAGCTAA
- a CDS encoding 20S proteasome subunit alpha 4 — MSRSYDRALTVFSPDGHLFQVDYALEAVRKGTCAVGIRGKNVAVLGVEKKSLQQLQDPRTVRKTVMLDEHICLTFAGLNADARILVDKARIECQSHRLTVEDPVTVDYITRHIAGIQQKYTQSGGMRPFGISTLLIGFNQNETEPRLFQTEPSGMFTAWKATAIGRSSKTVREFLEKNYKDDMSEEETTKLAIKSLLEVVQAGAKNIEIVVMTGHGHLKALELPQIEEIVKQIEIEQEAEAERRRTRLAATASAEASMTGSSN, encoded by the exons ATGTCACGTTCCTACGACAGAG CACTTACGGTATTCTCCCCTGATG GTCATTT GTTCCAAGTCGATTACGCGCTTGAGGCAGTAAGGAAAGGTACTTGCGCCGTCGGTATTCGTGGGAAAAATGTTGCTGTTCTTGGTGTTGAGAAAAAGAGTTTGCAGCAATTACAAGACCCTCGCACTGTGCGCAAGACTGTCATGTTGGACGAACACATTTGTCTTACCTTTGCAGGTTTGAACGCGGATGCTCGTATCCTTGTCGACAAAGCACGAATTGAATGCCAATCACACAGGCTTACTGTGGAAGACCCAGTAACGGTTGACTATATCACTCGGCACATCGCCGGTATTCAGCAGAAATACACACAATCTGGAGGTATGCGTCCTTTTGGTATCTCGACGCTTCTTATCGGCTTCAATCAAAATGAAACCGAGCCTCGTCTGTTTCAAACAGAACCATCGGGCATGTTCACGGCCTGGAAGGCCACTGCCATCGGTCGCTCTTCTAAGACTGTACGCGAGTTTCTGGAAAAGAACTACAAAGATGACATGTCGGAGGAAGAAACTACTAAGCTTGCCATTAAAAGCTTACTAGAAGTTGTACAGGCAGGTGCTAAAAACATCGAGATTGTCGTGATGACCGGGCATGGTCATTTGAAGGCTCTCGAACTCCCGCAGATTGAGGAGATCGTGAAGCAGATCGAAATCGAGCAAGAGGCTGAGGCTGAACGACGTCGCACGCGCCTTGCTGCAACAGCAAGCGCCGAAGCTTCTATGACAGGCAGCTCGAACTGA
- a CDS encoding SNARE associated golgi protein, with translation MSTLRGEAHQHLLPLRASQDESRTIIELQESSQNTENDDEIRFETPFLNSALAWQTMPLYNAADAPLPLNTAEKQALIFRTVVFLLGTLLGSVTLLFTILWASLPPIREEDQAFVHVPRSFQDLKVLCQFIANYNQEHYYRVMVVWLSVFLFIQTFSVPGSMYLCILAGALWGVPVALPIVCISIATGASFCYMLSKHVGDCIRVMPRWQQRVDTWKATVQQYEGNLLSYLTILRMMPVPPHFVVNIIAPHLGVPLSTFWLSTLCGVFCTSLIYTAIGKEIGQITSSDSFHIFTWQNMLLMTVVAMAFILPTLVKGRVQAPEQSPAHQGNIRLTEDARGRTWRDRMDQLYQSLLALIHPALHARPVSVPRDSSLGASLDSDETEESIGA, from the exons ATGTCAACGCTGCGAGGCGAAGCACACCAGCACTTGTTGCCCTTGCGTGCATCCCAAGATGAGTCAAGAACAATAATCGAACTGCAAGAATCTTCACAAAACACAGAAAATGATGACGAAATTCGTTTTGAAACACCATTTTTAAACTCAGCCTTAGCCTGGCAAACGATGCCGTTGTATAATGCAGCAGATGCACCGCTGCCCTTGAACACAGCCGAAAAACAAGCTTTAATTTTTCGTACAGTGGTCTTTTTGTTAGGTACTCTGTTGGGCAGCGTGACCCTGCTTTTTACAATTCTTTGGGCTTCATTGCCCCCCATTCGTGAAGAAGATCAAGCATTTGTCCATGTACCGAGATCTTTTCAAGATTTAAAAGTCCTTTGCCAGTTCATTGCTAATTATAACCAAGAGCATTATTACCGTGTTATGGTGGTGTGGCTCTCAGTGTTTTTATT CATTCAAACATTTTCTGTCCCAGGATCAATGTATTTATGTATTTTGGCTGGTGCATTATGGGGTGTTCCGGTTGCACTTCCCATCGTGTGCATATCTATCGCTACAGGTGCCTCTTTTTGTTACATGCTAAGTAAGCATGTTGGTGACTGCATTCGAGTGATGCCCCGATGGCAACAGCGGGTTGATACATGGAAGGCTACCGTGCAGCAATATGAGGGAAATCTTTTATCATACCTCACTATTCTTCGAATGATGCCCGTCCCCCCACATTTTGTTGTTAATATCATCGCTCCTCATCTTGGTGTGCCTCTAAGTACGTTCTGGCTGTCTACACTATGTGGTGTATTTTGTACCTCACTCATTTATACCGCTATCGGAAAAGAAATCGGTCAAATCACCTCATCTGATTCTTTCCATATATTCACTTGGCAGAATATGTTGCTCATGACTGTCGTCGCTATGGCATTTATTTTACCAACGCTGGTCAAGGGTCGTGTGCAAGCACCAGAGCAAAGTCCTGCGCATCAGGGGAACATTCGTCTCACAGAAGATGCGAGGGGGCGTACCTGGAGAGATCGAATGGACCAGCTCTATCAATCGTTATTGGCCTTAATTCACCCTGCTTTACATGCACGCCCGGTCTCAGTCCCAAGGGATTCTAGTTTGGGGGCATCATTGGATAGCGATGAGACAGAAGAGTCGATAGGTGCCTGA